The Vespula vulgaris chromosome 4, iyVesVulg1.1, whole genome shotgun sequence genome has a segment encoding these proteins:
- the LOC127063534 gene encoding T-box transcription factor TBX20-like, translating to MPAKGERGKATDFSIAAIMAPRGPSFGHYHLQGIGNAATGLECPTAKGFVAGSTLDHRARTSPVNIVATATVVTDDEALLVEEEVETCEAESEGTEKSTNEEDEEVDVDVDVEECSSVEDGPVHGLPDDLSTGSSSSSSRKYDGTNGAPGCNEHHERKHRLRTSCNSDELRDVECQLETKDLWDKFNELGTEMIITKTGRRMFPTCRVSFRGLKTEGRYAVLMDIAPVDNKRYRYAYHRSCWLVAGKADPPAPPRLYVHPDSPFTGDQLAKQVVSFEKVKLTNNDMDKHGQIVLNSMHKYQPRIHLVRCKQTDDNNLQISDLRKEEHKTFIFPEAIFTAVTAYQNQLITKLKIDSNPFAKGFRDSSRLTDFDRDPMELMEQQLVRCGVPPVRLYEHLAISSPAAAAAAAAAAAAAAAALGAQQQQHQQHQHQHQHQHQHQQHQQQSQENGGHATAAALAPWLTAAAGASTALLYGAAVGQTHPANRAATGSPSPYHPAAASTFPYPTALGWSWQPPPVAIISRRTSPPSATLRYAPYPHPSGTPPPTTLRARPSTPN from the exons GCCTCGAGTGTCCTACAGCTAAGGGATTCGTCGCTGGATCGACCCTCGATCATC GCGCGAGAACGTCGCCGGTCAACATCGTGGCGACCGCCACCGTGGTGACGGACGACGAGGCCCTGCTGGTCGAGGAGGAGGTCGAGACGTGCGAGGCCGAGAGCGAGGGCACGGAAAAGTCGACCaacgaggaggacgaggaggtcGACGTGGACGTCGACGTCGAGGAGTGTAGCAGCGTCGAGGACGGACCCGTTCACGGGCTTCCGGACGATCTCAGTACCggctcgtcctcctcctcctcgagGAAATACGACGGGACTAATGGCGCTCCCGGGTGCAACGAGCATCACGAGAGAAAGCACAGACTCAGGACGAGCTGCAACTCTGACGAGCTCCGGGACGTCGAGTGCCAGCTCGAGACCAAGGATTTGTGGGATAAGTTCAACGAACTCGGCACGGAGATGATCATCACCAAGACCGGACG CCGGATGTTCCCCACCTGTCGCGTCTCCTTCCGAGGATTGAAAACGGAAGGCCGTTACGCGGTACTGATGGACATCGCGCCGGTCGACAACAAGAGATATCGATACGCCTATCACAGAAGCTGTTGGCTCGTGGCCGGGAAGGCAGATCCACCGGCGCCACCTCGTCTCTACGTCCATCCGGATTCACCGTTCACCGGGGATCAACTCGCGAAGCAAGTGGTCTCCTTCGAGAAGGTCAAGCTCACCAACAACGACATGGACAAGCACGGCCAG ATCGTTTTGAACTCGATGCACAAGTATCAACCCAGAATACATTTGGTGAGATGCAAGCAAACGGACGACAACAATCTCCAGATCAGCGATCTCCGAAAAGAGGAACACAAAACGTTCATTTTCCCCGAGGCGATCTTCACCGCGGTCACGGCCTACCAAAATCAGCTG ATCACGAAGTTGAAGATCGACAGTAATCCGTTCGCGAAGGGTTTCAGAGACTCCTCGAGGTTGACGGATTTCGATCG AGATCCTATGGAGCTGATGGAGCAACAGCTGGTGAGATGCGGAGTACCACCGGTGAGATTGTACGAGCACCTAGCGATATCCTCgccggcggcggcggcggcagcgGCTGCCGCTGCAGCCGCCGCGGCCGCTGCCCTCGGTGCtcaacagcagcaacatcagcagcaccagcaccagcatcAGCACCAGCACCAACACCAGCAACACCAGCAGCAGTCGCAGGAGAACGGAGGACACGCGACGGCCGCGGCTTTGGCACCGTGGCTCACGGCGGCGGCGGGTGCTTCTACGGCTCTCCTTTACGGCGCCGCCGTCGGACAGACTCACCCCGCGAACAGAGCCGCCACCGGCTCACCCTCTCCCTATCATCCCGCGGCGGCCTCGACTTTTCCCTACCCGACTGCCCTAGGCTGGTCGTGGCAACCGCCACCGGTCGCGATCATCTCCCGACGGACCTCGCCACCCTCCGCTACCCTCAGGTACGCGCCCTATCCTCATCCCAGCGGCACGCCACCGCCTACGACCCTGCGCGCACGCCCGTCCACCCCCAATTAG
- the LOC127063548 gene encoding uncharacterized protein LOC127063548 has protein sequence MIGTPRRMCNGQPIVCPGPCNHRRHKRVERTTQKRCCHARSLFDAKDDKVAGGNLEEDDEDDDDEDGKRKRVDLTKVESPPLLVDEETITMIEKAMLVNVAISQILIEDIGRPPSCDSKGNVVGSLMKSERYQGEPSETSRSSSRGISPGSKGRSKKIGTKKMRGARKKPMPICVGFVLFVFIYAIVHAFLSTVAWHQSFYVIFLSSQICGLATLVLFKTTGTIPL, from the coding sequence ATGATCGGTACGCCGCGGCGAATGTGTAACGGTCAACCGATCGTTTGTCCGGGACCGTGCAATCATCGCCGACACAAGCGCGTAGAGAGGACGACCCAGAAGCGATGCTGCCACGCGCGTTCGCTGTTCGACGCCAAAGACGACAAAGTGGCCGGCGGCAACCTcgaggaggacgacgaggacgacgacgacgaggacggcaagaggaagagagtagACCTTACGAAGGTCGAATCGCCGCCTCTTCTAGTGGACGAGGAAACGATTACGATGATCGAGAAAGCCATGCTCGTCAACGTCGCGATCTCGCAAATATTAATCGAGGACATTGGGAGACCACCTTCGTGCGACTCCAAAGGGAACGTCGTCGGCTCGTTGATGAAGTCCGAACGATATCAGGGGGAGCCGTCGGAAACTTCAAGAAGTTCGTCGAGAGGCATCTCTCCCGGCTCGAAGGGAAGGTCGAAGAAAATTGGTACTAAGAAAATGAGGGGAGCGAGGAAGAAGCCAATGCCAATCTGCGTCGGATTTGTCTTGTTCGTTTTCATCTACGCGATCGTTCACGCCTTCCTCTCCACAGTCGCTTGGCACCAATCTTTCTACGTGATTTTCCTTTCGAGCCAAATTTGCGGACTCGCCACGCTCGTTCTTTTCAAGACTACCGGCACGATTCCTTTGtaa